TTACAAGCAACCAATGTTACCAATAATACAACTGGAATAAGTTTACCATTCATAACCATTTCATTTATTATGAGTATTTAATTTATTGTTTCTCTTAACTAATTTATTATTTACCTTAATTAAATTGCCATTCTTTTATATTTACCACGCTTTCTACTTTATTTTCTATTTCATCAGGAAGGGCAGGAAAAAAATCAATCCCTGTTATCTTTTCCACGCTGTCAATAGGAATTGCCAAAGTCTTTAATGATATATTACCATAGCCTTTATTAGCAAAAAGAAAAGCGATTCCTTGGGGATTCTTGCCATTCGGGCTTACTATTACTTTATACATAGTATCAGGGATAGCAACCCGATTTTTTCCTAAACGCTTCAAATTACTACGTATAACGGGACCGGCAGCTATCAATAATCGTTTATCAGTAATAGCCCATTCCCGTACCTGTTCTTCGAGTTCTTTCCATATACCCCGATTTAATTGAGGCTTCTGAGGAATGATATTACTTAAATAAAACGATTCACGCATTGCTTTTGCCGACCATTTCATATCTCCTGCCGGCACTAAATGTCCCCTATCATATCCGGTATGTGTATAATCTTCATTCATAGCAGTTCCTCCTTTTACAGCCGGATCTAATAGGAATTTATCAAAACGATTTGACTTTTTTGTTTTCACTTCCTGATCTGTCAGTTCATAGGCAACCCAATTAGCAATTTTATAAGTAGGATTAAATGAAAGGGTATACCCTTCGTGTTCTATTATTTGTTCTTTTTCTTTGGATTGTAAAACCGGAATTTCAGCTTTAGGAGGTATGTAAGCTGAAGACTTTTCATTAATCGGCTGTTTTACATTATCTGGGTTATCAGAAATTACCGATTCTTTCTGTTGGAGCTTTCTTCCTTTAGTTTGAGAAGACGTATATTCATAAATATACAATAAGGTAAAAATACAAACTAACAGGATACATGCTAGAATAACCATGCGCTTCAAAGATGAAAATATATCTTTGACTGATTTTTGTTTTGATTTTTTTGTTTTTCTTTTTCTTTTTGCCATAACCTATTCAAAAGCTCGCGCAAAGATATAGGATAACTTTTACTCTTAAAACACTCAAAAAACAAAAAGAGTTTTATATTTCATCTGGTTAATAAAGTCTTAATCCCATTTTTTTATTCCCCTGTGTATCAAAGGCAATGTAAATGTAAAGGTAGAACCTTTATTTATTTCAGAAGTTACGGAAATATTTCCTCCTAATTTTAACAATAAACCTTTGCAAATAGGCAAGCCTAGTCCTATTCCCTGGGTTGCATCATTCAGTTGTACAAAGCGATCGAAGATTTTTTCTTGTGCTTCCATCGGAATTCCTTTGCCTGTATCAGATACATAAAATTTAACATTACGTTCCTCTATTTCATATCCAAACCGAATATACCCATGGGTTGTATGTTTAATGGCATTCGTTAAAAGGTTGATCAATATCTGCATAAGACGATTTTTATCTGTCTGTATAATGACGAATTTACATGAATCTAAAACCAATTCTATGGATTCAGGAACGTGAAGACGAATTGTGTTATATACATCATTCATTACAACCAGAAATTCTCTATCAAATTAACTGTTGTATTTTTTCATCTCAGGTTATTTTAATACAATTATTTATTCCTCTTTTCTTATGTCTACAAATATATAGATAAAAAAAATCGTTTGTTGAAGCTTTTTCCAACAAACGATTTATTCTTGACCAATAAGTATAAACTTAATCGTATACAAATTTGACGTTATCTATCCATAACGTATTCCCTGGTGAACCGATATAAGCACCACCATGACTGGAGGTAAATTGCATAATAACATGCGTTACTTCCTCATCTTTTGTTCCCCAACTAATTTCTTTTATTGGAACACTTTCACCCTTGCTATTTAAGGTATATCGAAAATCTTCTTCCTCTGCTATTAAGTCCATAAAAGGTTTAAAATCAGGATGAGAAGTAATGTCTCCATATAAAATCCGATAAGTAGCACCATTCACCCAGTTTGTATCCTGAGTATAACGGATAACCATAGTACCTATACGTTTAGCGTATACATTTCCTTGAGAATCTTCCCATCTCTTTTGCAGAAAAAGATTTACTTCCGGTAAATCCTTTCCTGCAACAACAGACTCCTTACTAAAACCGGTAGAACGGATTCTGTCGTCTTTACCGGAAAGCTTTACCTTATAATCAAATCGTATTGCCGAAGGTTTTTTAGTAAATGGAATACCCGATCCCAATTTACTCTGAGGATTAGTAGTGCTCCTTATCGGTTCATGTACTGTTCCCAAAAACATAGAACCGGCTGCCAGTACTTTAATATTTACTAAGCCTAACACTACACATGTCTCAATACGAGTCTCCATCCGAGCACAATACCCTGTATCTCTTTTTTCTGAGAATACTGAGGTATTGGTCTTAGTTACTCCTACTTTAGCCATTACATTGGATGTAGCCCAAGGAGAACCTCCTCTATTTTTATAAGGTGCATTGCCAATAATAGTATCAGTAGGACCTATCTCATAAAGTAGTTTAGTTTGCCCGCCAATTAATCCGGATTCTTTTATTTTACGTACTACCCATTGATCCATATCGCCATAAAGCACTGGTTCTATTTTTTCCTGCGCCTGAGTAAATAAACAGCAGGAAATAAATAATACATACCAGATTACTTTTCCACATATTCTCATAATTAATTTTATTTTATTATAAACTATACCCCCACTGCTTAAGCGCAAAGTCCCAGTTTTCTTCTACTACTCGTACTGTACGTTCATCGTATTTGTATTTATTTTTTTTGTATCCTTTCTTCTTATCAAGATACTTTTCTATATCAGCACGTGCTTCAGGAAAGCCAGGCAAAGAGAGAACTTTATAAATATGTTTTGTCATTTCAAAAGCATTTGCTTCAAAATCTTCAAATTTTACCTCTATTAAATTTCCTTGCGGAATGAGATGCTTCTCTTCTTCGTACTTATGAAACAATTTTGTATATACTTTGATTACATTTTCTTCTATTTGTTCATGAGTAATATCCTGCAAACGTAGAGGTTGAATTGTATTGGTAAAGAAACTTCTCGTTGATTCAAATACTGTATACGGATTACGCATCAGATAAATGAATTTAGCATTGGGAAACATTTCAAGCAGTGTTTTAATCCGTCCGGTATGGGGTGGATTTTTGGATAAGAACTGGGTCCCATGCGTGTTCCATAAGGAAATCTTTATCAATTTAAGAAAAGTATCCTTGAACACTTTACGTTCTTCTTCTGTAATATCATTAAACAAAAGATATTTATCACAATATTCCATTGTGTATTTAGGCAAGAACCAAAAGTTATAATAGGTGTAAGGCATCATATTTGCCAGAGCAAATTCTTCTTCCTGAGGCAAGTCTACTTTCAATTCCATATTATCAGTAGGACGTTTATCCGGCATCAACCAAGCCATATTTCTCTTAAAAAACGGCTGGCCAAAAAGCATAAGGTTGGGAAAAACAGTTTGGTAAGTAGTGTTATAACCAAAATGTTTATCACATGAAAAAACATTATGTACAAACGTTGTACCACTGCGCCAATGCCCTAAAATAAAAACAGGATCTATTTCAAGAGACTGGTCTTCCAATAACTTTCTATATTTTCTATTTTCTAAAGGTTGAAGTAAACTTAATAAACGGCAAACCGCTTTAGTAAGTTGGAATTTGTTCCGAAAGTCTTTATCTATTACCTTACCGTCAGTAATAGCATGAAATGTTTGCCAGTCAGCTCCAACCAGCGTATTAATAGGCAATTTATTAAATTCGAGTAACCCCATATTTTATTTTATATAATTGTCGCAATAAAAAAATACAATTATTTCGCATCGCTTATACAGATAACCGATTGACGTTGATTCACCAATTCTTTACAAATCTTTTCTATCAATGGATAAGATTCGACAGGAATGCCCATAGACGATAAATTCAACACTGAAACGGTTCCTGGAAGTTTGTCTTGTAATTGAAGAGCCTCGTCCTCTGTAGCCACCCAATAAGTTTTTCCACGTCGATCCGTCATATCCTGTATATCTATCCGGTCAATAATCATTCCTACCGCACTGGTATTATTCGTTATAGGATCAATAAGAATAAAAGAACCGCAACTTTTGTTCTTTTTATATGGATCGAAAAATAGAGGTTTACCGGTAGTAAATACGACACGCCCTATTTCGTTTAATACCAACTTATCTACACTAGATTTTTCCATCGTGTTTACATCTATTTTATAACGGATGCCATCAATACGAACACGAGTAGTATTAGTAGTATGTTTAATAAAAAATTGTTTATCCATATCCATTTCTTCTTCGTCCATCCATACGAGCATAGCTTCAAAATTCCGATCTAAAATAGGAAGGTTATCAGGTTTCACCAGCATTTCGCCACGTGACACGTCTATTTCGTCTTCCAATGTAATAGTAACCGATTGGGGGGGAAAAGCATAATCTAATTTCCCTTCATAGGTACAAATTTCCTTAATACGTGACCTTTTTCCCGAAGGTAATGCCATTATTTCGTCTCCTGGATGAATAATACCAGAAGCTACTTTCCCACAAAAGCCGCGAAAATCAAGATTCGGACGCAAGACATACTGTACCGGATAACGAAAATCCTCAAAATTATGATCACTGCCAATGGGTACAGTTTCTAAGAAATCAAGTAAAGACTGACCTTTATACCAGAGAGTACGATTTGATTTTTCTACCACATTATCTCCATCCAGTGCGGACAAAGGAATACAATTAATATCCGGAATATCTAACGGCTCTATAAATTGCATATAATCGAAAACAATCTCATTAAAACGATCTTCACTAAAACCGACTAAATCCATTTTATTAACTGCCAAAACAACATGCTTAATACCTAACAAAGAAACCAGATAAGTGTGCCTGCGAGTCTGAGTGATTACTCCTGAACGAGCATCTACTAAAATAATCGCCAAGTTAGCAGTCGATCCTCCTGTAATCATATTACGAGTATATTGTTCATGCCCCGGAGTATCAGCTATAATAAACTTACGATTATTGGTAGAAAAATAACGATAAGCAACATCAATGGTAATTCCTTGTTCACGCTCAGCTTTTAAACCATCCAACAAAAGAGCATAATCTATATGGTCACCTGCATTCCCCATGCGTTTGCTATCTCGTTCCAAAGCATCGAGTTGATCTTCATAAATTTTTTTACTGTCGAATAGTAAACGTCCTATTAAGGTAGATTTACCGTCATCTACGGAGCCGGCAGTTAATAGGCGCAGCAAATCTTTCTTTTCGTCTTTATCCAGAAATTCTTTTATATTTAAGTTTCCCATTTTCTTTTGATTTAAAAATATCCCTCACGTTTCTTTTGTTCCATGCTTCCTTCTTGGTCGAAATCAATCACCCGGGTAGTACGTTCTGATTTAGTAGTTGTCATCATTTCCTCTACTATTTTTTCAATGGTATCCGCATTACTTTCTACTGCACCGGTTAAAGGATAACACCCCAGAGTACGGAAACGCACCATCATAGGTTTTGCTTTTTTACGATATTCTTCCGGCATCCGATTATCGTCTACCATAATTAAATTCCCATCTATATTAACAATAGGACGTTCTTGGGCAAAATATAAAGGGACAATAGGAATGTTTTCTAAACGAATATACTGCCAGATATCTAATTCCGTCCAATTTGATAATGGAAATACCCGTATAGATTCTCCTTTATGTACCCGGGCATTATAAATATCCCATAACTCCGGCCGTTGGTTTTTAGGATCCCACTGATGGAACTTGTCCCTAAAAGAAAAAATACGTTCTTTCGCTCTCGATTTCTCTTCGTCTCTCCGCGCACCACCAAAAGCAGCATCAAAATGATATTTATCAAGCGCATGCAAAAGAGCCTGCGTTTTCATTAAATCAGTATGGACCTTGCTTCCATGCGTAAAGGGACCTACTCCTGCATGAAATGCTTCCATATTAGACTCGACAATCAAATTCCATCCAAATTTCTTAGCATAGGCATCACGAAATTCTATCATTTCCTTAAATTTCCATTTAGAATCAATATGCATTAATGGAAAAGGTACTTTACCAGGAGCAAATGCTTTCTCTGCCAGACGTACCATAACTGAAGAATCTTTTCCGATAGAATACAGCATAACAGGATTTTCAAACTCGGCTGCTACCTCCCGGATAATATGAATAGCTTCTGCTTCCAGTTCCTGTAAATGACTCAATTTATATTCAGGCATAGGTTTTATATATTATTTTTATATTGTTACTTTAGGTAAAATAAGTACCAAAAGTTTATGAACACACTCTTCCAAAGATAATAAAGAAGTATCTAGTGTAAGCGCCGGATGCTCCGGTGCTTCAAAAGGAGAAGAAATTCCAGTAAATTCTTTTATTTCACCTTTACGCGCTTTTGCATATAATCCTTTTACATCTCGACGTTCACAAACAATTAAAGGCGTATTTACGTAAATTTCAAGAAAATCATCTTTTCCTATAATATTTGCCGCTAGATCTCGCATTTCATGATTAGGGCTAATGAATGCTGCTATAGTTATAATACCACTATCAATAAATAAGCGAGATACTTCAGCAATTCGACGGATATTTTCAATTCGATCAGCAGGTGAAAAGCCTAAATTATTATTAACGCCCGAACGAATATTATCACCATCCAAAATTCGGCAAAGCAACCCTCTATTATGTAATTCACGTTCTAACGCAATAGCAATTGTACTTTTACCGGAGCCAGAAAGACCGGTAAACCAAATCATCACACTACGTTGTTTTAACAAGAGCTCTTTTTCTTTGCGTCCTAGCATTTTATCGAAAATAGGGTATATATTATTTTCTTTCATCTTTTGTAGATTTAAATACTTATTAGAAATCCCAGAATAACGGAATTAAAATTATAGAAAGTATAAAGGTAATAATGTTCAAAGGCAAACCTATACGGGCAAAATCGGTAAACTTATATCCTCCTATACTTTGTACAATTAAATTAGTCTGATAGCCAATGGGGGTACTGAAACTCGCCGAAGCTGCCATACAAATTGCTACACAAAATGGTTGCGGATCAACCCCCAACCGATTGGAAACAGCAATAGCAATGGGAAAGGTAAGTGCTGCTGCTGCATTATTAGTAAGCAGCTCCGTAAATAAATTTGTAATAATATAAATGGCCGCTAAGATTGCAACCGGCCCATATTGAATAGAAATTTCTATTATTCCCTTAGCTACGGTATCTGCCACACCCGAATTTAACATAGCACGGCTTACGGCAAATGCACAAGCAATTGTAATAAGAATATCCCAACTTATGTATTTCGTATATTGTTTAGAGGGAAATAATTTTGTCCAAGCCATTAATACGGCTGTAATAGAAGCAAAGAAAAACATATCAAAGCGCATTCCCTTAGGAGCAGGTATATGTTCACCAAAAGTAGCTCCCGCAATCATTAATATCAATAAAGCAACTGCAAACCAGCGTTTAGATTTTCGCCTTTCAGGTGCATTAAAATCTCCTACATCCGAAAGCAAAAGAAAAACAGTAGATTGTCCCCAAGTAGGGATAAAACTACCGTCAGTAAGAAGTACTAAATTATCTCCTTCTTGCAATACCAAGTTATCCAAATCTACAGTAATTCGTTCCCCATTCCTACAAACCGACATAACTACCGCTCCATAATGGCGATAAAAATCAAATTCACCTAATGTTTTATTTAACCCTGGAAAACGAGACCCCAATACAGCTTCAACTTGTTTTATTGCAGTTTTAACAAATGAAGGATCTGCATGTTGCAGACAACACATTTCCAAACCTTCTACATTTAACAAAAATGGTACACTCCCGGATTTACCTGCAAGAATTAATTGATCATTTTCTTCTAATTTAAAAGGATAAGTACTCCCCACTTTAATAAAAGTTCCATTCCGTTTCACATAACGTACTTCCATTTGTGGAAGCCCCTCTAACGTACCATTCACAATAAAAGCACCTATGAAGGGGCTATCAGGAATAATAACGACATCATAATAATATTCCTTAAATATCTCTTTTGTATTTTTACGATTTCCCGGTAAAAGCCAATTGGACACACCTATTAGATAAATTATACCTACTATGGCAATAAAGATTCCCACTTTTCCCAATTCAAACATACTGAATCCTTCTAAACCTTCATCTAGCATCATACCATGTACTACCAAATTAGTAGAGGTTCCGATTAAAGTACACACTCCTCCGACAATAGTGGCATACGAAAGAGGAATTAAAAACTTTGTAAATGGTAAATTAATCATTTCCGACCACTTTTTTATCATAGGTGCAAAAATGACCACTACTGCCGTGTTATTTAAAAATGCGGAAATAATAGCGATAGAAGGTAACATTCGGGCTAATGCTTCAGGAACAGTTGCTCGTCGCATAGGAAGAAGGCCTTTTACCATATTTCGTAAAGCACCCGATTGCCGGATACCCTCACTAACTAAAAATAATACGGCTACTGTAATCATTCCCTTATTACTAAAACCTGCAACTGCTTCATTGGGAGTGATCACACCTCCCAGCATAAAAAATGCAACTAAAGAAAAGAACATCATTCCGGGGCGCATCTTGTCTGTAGCTAGAACAACTACCATAACTAACAACCCTATAACTACCAAAATAGCATGCAATGTCATTCAATTGATCATTTAAAGGTTTATACTTTTTTCACTAAAAACCAAGGATTCAACAAGTTCTCTTTATTATAGTGCAACGGTTCATTTGATTCATATTGATAGAGCTGGCAATTACAAGCTAAAGCTATAGCATGCCCGGCAGCAGTATCCCATTCCATTGTAGGGGCAAAACGAGGATAAAAATCAGCAGCACCCTCTGCAACCATACATATTTTTAAGGAGCTACCACTAGTAACAAGTTTTACTTTATTATTTTGCTTAAGTTTTTCAATAAACTTATTAGTTTCAGGATTGAGATGTGAACGAGAGGCTACCACAATAAGTCCGGTATGTGAAAAGGTATAAGGTAACTGTTGTGAAATATAAAATAAATTCTCTTCCTTATCTCCTTTAATTTGTATATCTGTTAATTTATATGCTCTATTTTCATCTGCTACATACATCGTATTAGTTACTGGCACATATACCACTCCCGCTATGGGCCTTCCTTGTTTTACTAAAGCAATATTTACCGTAAATTCGCCATTTCGCTTTATAAATTCTTTCGTTCCATCTAAAGGATCAACAATCCATAATATTTCCCATTTACGGCGAACTTCATAAGAGACAGATTTTCCTTCTTCACTTAAAATAGGATAGGGGGTATTTTTTAAGAACGAGACGATAGTTTCATGAGCTTTTCTATCCGCAATCGTTAAAGGTGAATTATCAGCTTTTTGTTCTATCTCAAAATCAGACATAGGATTCATATAGATCTCCATTATTTTATGTCCTGCTTTTAAAGCAGCCAACATGGCTAAAGTCAAGCTATTATTTTCCATTTAGTTTATTCTTTCCTTTAATGAAGGAACAAAATTAGCAAGATTTATTAATCAATATTCTTTTCATGCGATTTTATAACTTTATTTTAGGAGAAATTCTAAAGAAAAAAAGAACTCTTCATTTTTATCCGTCCCTTCGGTCAATTTGTTCAAAAGTAGAGATCTCTTCTTACACATCATCACATTGCTTTTCGAGAAAAAGATAGAATAGATAGAGGTTAATTCTAAAAATAATCATAAATTTGCAACCAATTCAAGAAAGAGGAATCTTCGCAGTAAATCAATTTTTTACACAATGAAAAAAGACAATATCATTTTTGACATTATCGCAAAAGAGTATCAGCGACAGTTAAAAGGTATCGAACTAATTGCTTCTGAAAATTTTGTAAGCCAACAGGTAATGGAAGCTATGGGAAGTTGCCTTACTAATAAATACGCAGAAGGCTACCCCGGAAAGCGTTATTATGGAGGCTGTGAAATAGTCGATCAAAGTGAACAAATTGCTATTGACCGTCTAAAACAAATTTTTAATGCTGAATGGGTTAACGTACAGCCCCACTCAGGTGCTCAGGCTAATGCAGCCGTATTTTTTGCTGTACTTAACCCCGGAGATACGTTCCTTGGATTAAATTTATCGCATGGAGGTCACCTTTCTCATGGTTCTCCTGTTAATAGTTCGGGAGTTCTGTATAAAGCTACAGAATATAATGTAAAGGAAGATACCGGACGTGTAGATTACGACCAAATGGAAGAAGTAGCTTTACGGGAAAAACCAAAGTTAATAGTTGGAGGTGCTTCCGCTTACTCTCGTGAATGGGATTACAAACGAATGCGTGAAATAGCAGACAAAGTAGGTGCACTGTTAATGATCGATATGGCTCATCCTGCAGGACTAATTGCAGCAGGGTTACTTAATAATCCTTTAGAGTATGCTCATATTGTTACATCTACTACACATAAGACATTACGTGGCCCGCGAGGAGGTGTCATTTTATTAGGAAAAGATTTCGAAAATCCTTGGGGAAAGAAAACGCCAAAAGGTGAAATTAAAAAAATGTCTCAACTGTTAGATTCAGCAGTATTCCCTGGCATCCAAGGCGGGCCGCTCGAACATGTTATTGCAGCCAAAGCCGTGGCTTTCGGTGAAGCATTGGAACCGGAATATAAAATATACCAAACACAAGTCAAAAAAAATGCGGCCGTAATGGCGCAGGCATTTATAGATAAAGGTTACAAAATTATCTCTAACGGTACGGATAATCACAGTATGCTAATTGACTTACGTACTAAATTCCCTGAATTAACGGGTAAAGTAGCCGAAAAAGCACTTGTTGCTGCAGATATTACGGTTAATAAAAATATGGTTCCATTCGACAGCCGTTCTCCTTTCCAGACTTCAGGTATACGAATAGGTACTCCAGCTATCACTACACGTGGAGCTAAAGAAGAACTAATGGGTGAAATTGTTGAAATGATGGATACAGTATTATCTAACCCGGAATGTGAAAAAACAATTACATCCGTACGAGAAAAAGTAAATGCAACAATGAAAGATTACCCGTTATTTGCGTGGTAATAAACTTCTGATATAATGCGTCTTTCTTAGGAAGGACGTATTATTTTTTATCCTCTCTAGTTGTTAAACTCCTCACTAATTCTGTCTTTAATAAATAGATATAAAAACATGAAAAAGCTCGTTGTTTTTTGATCTACCATCCTATTCATTTTTTCATCGTGTGATAAAAATTCTCCCCAGCAAATATATTGCAATTAAAAAAATAGCATTATTTCTAACCCCACCACTTTCATTCAAAATGATGGAGTATTAAATTAAAGGAAACACCAAGAGACAGAGGGCTTTAAAAACCAATCTTGTAATTTATTATAAAACAACTTGTTAATTAAACATATACTATAACATCTTATCACC
The genomic region above belongs to Parabacteroides pacaensis and contains:
- the cysQ gene encoding 3'(2'),5'-bisphosphate nucleotidase CysQ gives rise to the protein MENNSLTLAMLAALKAGHKIMEIYMNPMSDFEIEQKADNSPLTIADRKAHETIVSFLKNTPYPILSEEGKSVSYEVRRKWEILWIVDPLDGTKEFIKRNGEFTVNIALVKQGRPIAGVVYVPVTNTMYVADENRAYKLTDIQIKGDKEENLFYISQQLPYTFSHTGLIVVASRSHLNPETNKFIEKLKQNNKVKLVTSGSSLKICMVAEGAADFYPRFAPTMEWDTAAGHAIALACNCQLYQYESNEPLHYNKENLLNPWFLVKKV
- a CDS encoding DNA/RNA non-specific endonuclease, whose product is MAKRKRKTKKSKQKSVKDIFSSLKRMVILACILLVCIFTLLYIYEYTSSQTKGRKLQQKESVISDNPDNVKQPINEKSSAYIPPKAEIPVLQSKEKEQIIEHEGYTLSFNPTYKIANWVAYELTDQEVKTKKSNRFDKFLLDPAVKGGTAMNEDYTHTGYDRGHLVPAGDMKWSAKAMRESFYLSNIIPQKPQLNRGIWKELEEQVREWAITDKRLLIAAGPVIRSNLKRLGKNRVAIPDTMYKVIVSPNGKNPQGIAFLFANKGYGNISLKTLAIPIDSVEKITGIDFFPALPDEIENKVESVVNIKEWQFN
- a CDS encoding sulfotransferase family protein — protein: MGLLEFNKLPINTLVGADWQTFHAITDGKVIDKDFRNKFQLTKAVCRLLSLLQPLENRKYRKLLEDQSLEIDPVFILGHWRSGTTFVHNVFSCDKHFGYNTTYQTVFPNLMLFGQPFFKRNMAWLMPDKRPTDNMELKVDLPQEEEFALANMMPYTYYNFWFLPKYTMEYCDKYLLFNDITEEERKVFKDTFLKLIKISLWNTHGTQFLSKNPPHTGRIKTLLEMFPNAKFIYLMRNPYTVFESTRSFFTNTIQPLRLQDITHEQIEENVIKVYTKLFHKYEEEKHLIPQGNLIEVKFEDFEANAFEMTKHIYKVLSLPGFPEARADIEKYLDKKKGYKKNKYKYDERTVRVVEENWDFALKQWGYSL
- the cysC gene encoding adenylyl-sulfate kinase; this translates as MKENNIYPIFDKMLGRKEKELLLKQRSVMIWFTGLSGSGKSTIAIALERELHNRGLLCRILDGDNIRSGVNNNLGFSPADRIENIRRIAEVSRLFIDSGIITIAAFISPNHEMRDLAANIIGKDDFLEIYVNTPLIVCERRDVKGLYAKARKGEIKEFTGISSPFEAPEHPALTLDTSLLSLEECVHKLLVLILPKVTI
- the cysN gene encoding sulfate adenylyltransferase subunit CysN, producing MGNLNIKEFLDKDEKKDLLRLLTAGSVDDGKSTLIGRLLFDSKKIYEDQLDALERDSKRMGNAGDHIDYALLLDGLKAEREQGITIDVAYRYFSTNNRKFIIADTPGHEQYTRNMITGGSTANLAIILVDARSGVITQTRRHTYLVSLLGIKHVVLAVNKMDLVGFSEDRFNEIVFDYMQFIEPLDIPDINCIPLSALDGDNVVEKSNRTLWYKGQSLLDFLETVPIGSDHNFEDFRYPVQYVLRPNLDFRGFCGKVASGIIHPGDEIMALPSGKRSRIKEICTYEGKLDYAFPPQSVTITLEDEIDVSRGEMLVKPDNLPILDRNFEAMLVWMDEEEMDMDKQFFIKHTTNTTRVRIDGIRYKIDVNTMEKSSVDKLVLNEIGRVVFTTGKPLFFDPYKKNKSCGSFILIDPITNNTSAVGMIIDRIDIQDMTDRRGKTYWVATEDEALQLQDKLPGTVSVLNLSSMGIPVESYPLIEKICKELVNQRQSVICISDAK
- a CDS encoding sensor histidine kinase, whose product is MNDVYNTIRLHVPESIELVLDSCKFVIIQTDKNRLMQILINLLTNAIKHTTHGYIRFGYEIEERNVKFYVSDTGKGIPMEAQEKIFDRFVQLNDATQGIGLGLPICKGLLLKLGGNISVTSEINKGSTFTFTLPLIHRGIKKWD
- a CDS encoding PCMD domain-containing protein; the protein is MRICGKVIWYVLFISCCLFTQAQEKIEPVLYGDMDQWVVRKIKESGLIGGQTKLLYEIGPTDTIIGNAPYKNRGGSPWATSNVMAKVGVTKTNTSVFSEKRDTGYCARMETRIETCVVLGLVNIKVLAAGSMFLGTVHEPIRSTTNPQSKLGSGIPFTKKPSAIRFDYKVKLSGKDDRIRSTGFSKESVVAGKDLPEVNLFLQKRWEDSQGNVYAKRIGTMVIRYTQDTNWVNGATYRILYGDITSHPDFKPFMDLIAEEEDFRYTLNSKGESVPIKEISWGTKDEEVTHVIMQFTSSHGGAYIGSPGNTLWIDNVKFVYD
- the glyA gene encoding serine hydroxymethyltransferase, coding for MKKDNIIFDIIAKEYQRQLKGIELIASENFVSQQVMEAMGSCLTNKYAEGYPGKRYYGGCEIVDQSEQIAIDRLKQIFNAEWVNVQPHSGAQANAAVFFAVLNPGDTFLGLNLSHGGHLSHGSPVNSSGVLYKATEYNVKEDTGRVDYDQMEEVALREKPKLIVGGASAYSREWDYKRMREIADKVGALLMIDMAHPAGLIAAGLLNNPLEYAHIVTSTTHKTLRGPRGGVILLGKDFENPWGKKTPKGEIKKMSQLLDSAVFPGIQGGPLEHVIAAKAVAFGEALEPEYKIYQTQVKKNAAVMAQAFIDKGYKIISNGTDNHSMLIDLRTKFPELTGKVAEKALVAADITVNKNMVPFDSRSPFQTSGIRIGTPAITTRGAKEELMGEIVEMMDTVLSNPECEKTITSVREKVNATMKDYPLFAW
- the cysD gene encoding sulfate adenylyltransferase subunit CysD, with protein sequence MPEYKLSHLQELEAEAIHIIREVAAEFENPVMLYSIGKDSSVMVRLAEKAFAPGKVPFPLMHIDSKWKFKEMIEFRDAYAKKFGWNLIVESNMEAFHAGVGPFTHGSKVHTDLMKTQALLHALDKYHFDAAFGGARRDEEKSRAKERIFSFRDKFHQWDPKNQRPELWDIYNARVHKGESIRVFPLSNWTELDIWQYIRLENIPIVPLYFAQERPIVNIDGNLIMVDDNRMPEEYRKKAKPMMVRFRTLGCYPLTGAVESNADTIEKIVEEMMTTTKSERTTRVIDFDQEGSMEQKKREGYF
- a CDS encoding SLC13 family permease, with amino-acid sequence MTLHAILVVIGLLVMVVVLATDKMRPGMMFFSLVAFFMLGGVITPNEAVAGFSNKGMITVAVLFLVSEGIRQSGALRNMVKGLLPMRRATVPEALARMLPSIAIISAFLNNTAVVVIFAPMIKKWSEMINLPFTKFLIPLSYATIVGGVCTLIGTSTNLVVHGMMLDEGLEGFSMFELGKVGIFIAIVGIIYLIGVSNWLLPGNRKNTKEIFKEYYYDVVIIPDSPFIGAFIVNGTLEGLPQMEVRYVKRNGTFIKVGSTYPFKLEENDQLILAGKSGSVPFLLNVEGLEMCCLQHADPSFVKTAIKQVEAVLGSRFPGLNKTLGEFDFYRHYGAVVMSVCRNGERITVDLDNLVLQEGDNLVLLTDGSFIPTWGQSTVFLLLSDVGDFNAPERRKSKRWFAVALLILMIAGATFGEHIPAPKGMRFDMFFFASITAVLMAWTKLFPSKQYTKYISWDILITIACAFAVSRAMLNSGVADTVAKGIIEISIQYGPVAILAAIYIITNLFTELLTNNAAAALTFPIAIAVSNRLGVDPQPFCVAICMAASASFSTPIGYQTNLIVQSIGGYKFTDFARIGLPLNIITFILSIILIPLFWDF